One genomic region from Apodemus sylvaticus chromosome 1, mApoSyl1.1, whole genome shotgun sequence encodes:
- the LOC127689335 gene encoding LOW QUALITY PROTEIN: E3 ubiquitin-protein ligase RBBP6-like (The sequence of the model RefSeq protein was modified relative to this genomic sequence to represent the inferred CDS: deleted 2 bases in 2 codons; substituted 2 bases at 2 genomic stop codons) has product MSYVHYRFSSKLTFDTIMFDGLHISLCYLKKQIMGREKLKAANSDLQIINAESKEEYTDDNALIRKHSSVIVRRITSRGIKSTSKTYVKLRNEPVMATRKPIDDSSASISLAQITKTANLAEANASEEDKIKAMMLQSIRDYDPVNYMKKTLVSQPLPSYICLRCGKPDHYIKNCPTIRDKNMESGHRIKKCSGIPRSFMMEVKYPNMKGAMLTNTGKYVIPTIDAEAYAFGKKEKSPFLPKETLSPSEKGDSLPEELLCLICKDIMTDVVLIPCCGNSYCDECVRTALLESDEHTCPTCQQNNVSPDALVANKFLRQTINNFQYGTSYLKRLRKHLPQTTPPTSQRRPLIQQNLQPRMRSPISRQQDPLFPVTSSSAHPTPSISSLTSNQSSLAFSVLGNASSAPAPVPDITATVSTSVHSEKLDVSFLDSDKKSLPAAALTSEHSNGASSTAVVGEKLYQVPVLSSGPVRIKTGLGLGRPGWEHSNKLGYLVSPPQQIRRGERNFYRSINLRQHHNERSQRTQGPSLPATPGLLPVPPAPLYLPPPHILPLPPGVPYPKFSLQFPPGTYPXTEYSVLTLGFPPAPANTAGVQIPHSSMIPTKEALPLNRKEFYREQGLQKEESKFPYSGSSYLKSSCTYPKSWYGSTGSQSFSRSFRCSYPCSYSRSPPYPRRGREKSNNYHSWSRTHGYHRSRSRXPLYSRYHSEFRSPQAFKGQSPVVVAPVDSMRQSFTD; this is encoded by the exons ATGTCCTATGTGCACTATAGATTTTCCTCTAAACTCACCTTTGACACCATAATGTTTGATGGGCTCCATATCTCCCTCTGCTACTTAAAGAAGCAGATTATGGGGCGAGAAAAGCTGAAAGCTGCTAATAGTGATCTGCAAATTATCAACGCAGAGTCCAAAGAAGAATATACTGATGATAATGCACTCATTCGTAAACATTCATCTGTGATTGTCAGAAGAATTACTAGCAGAGGTATTAAGTCTACAAGCAAGACCTATGTTAAACTGAGAAATGAACCAGTGATGGCAACTAGAAAACCTATTGATGACTCTTCTGCATCTATTTCTCTGGCCCAGATTACAAAGACTGCCAATCTGGCTGAAGCCAATGCTTCTGAGGAAGACAAAATTAAAGCAATGATGTTGCAATCTATCCGTGACTATGACCCAGTCAATTACATGAAGAAAACTCTAGTCAGTCAGCCACTTCCGTCTTACATCTGCCTTCGTTGTGGTAAACCTGATCATTATATTAAGAATTGTCCAACAATTAGGGATAAGAACATGGAATCTGGTCACAGGATCAAAAAATGCAGTGGAATTCCTAGAAGTTTTATGATGGAAGTGAAATATCCTAACATGAAAGGTGCAATGCTTACAAACACTGGAAAATATGTAATACCAACTATAGATGCAGAGGCTTATGCatttgggaagaaagagaaatcacCCTTCTTACCAAAGGAAACATTATCACCTTCAGAA AAAGGTGATTCTCTCCCAGAAGAGCTCTTGTGCCTCATCTGCAAAGATATCATGACTGATGTAGTGCTCATCCCTTGCTGTGGAAACAGTTACTGTGATGAATGTGTAAGAACAGCACTCCTGGAGTCAGATGAGCATACATGCCCAACATGTCAGCAAAACAATGTTTCTCCTGATGCTTTAGTTGCCAACAAGTTTTTAAGACAGACTATTAATAACTTTCAATATGGAACTAGCTATCTAAAAAGACTAAGAAAACACTTACCTCAAACTACACCCCCAACATCACAACGAAGACCACTCATTCAACAGAACCTGCAGCCTAGGATGAGGTCTCCCATATCAAGACAGCAGGATCCTCTGTTTCCAGTGACATCTTCCTCAGCTCACCCAACTCCCTCCATATCTTCATTAACTTCAAATCAATCTTCCTTGGCTTTTTCAGTGCTTGGAAATGCATCTTCTGCCCCAGCTCCAGTACCTGATATAACTGCAACAGTATCAACATCAGTCCACTCAGAAAAATTAGATGTATCCTTTCTGGATTCTGATAAAAAATCATTACCAGCTGCTGCACTTACATCAGAACATTCAAATGGTGCCTCTTCAACTGCTGTTGTAGGAGAAAAGCTTTACCAGGTGCCAGTCCTTTCATCTGGTCCAGTAAGAATAAAGACTGGTTTAGGTCTTGGTCGACCAGGTTGGGAACATTCCAACAAGCTTGGGTACCTAGTTTCTCCACCACAGCAAattagaagaggagaaagaaacttTTACAGAAGTATAAACCTCAGGCAACACCACAACGAAAGATCACAGAGGACTCAAGGCCCATCACTACCAGCAACTCCAGGCTTGTTGCCTGTTCCACCAGCTCCTCTGTACCTACCTCCTCCACATATACTACCTCTTCCTCCAGGTGTACCTTACCCAAAGTTTTCTCTTCAGTTTCCTCCTGGAACT TATCCATAAACAGAATATAGTGTGCTTACCCTAGGGTTTCCCCCAGCTCCTGCCAATACAGCAGGAGTGCAGATTCCCCATTCAAGTATGATACCTACAAAAGAAGCACTTCCTTTGAACAGGAAAGAATTCTATAGAGAACAAGGACTACAAAAGGAAGAGTCTAAATTTCCCTATAGTGGGTCATCATATTTAAAAAGTTCATGTACTTACCCAAAGTCATGGTATGGCTCAACAGGTTCACAGTCTTTTTCTAGGTCCTTCAGGTGCTCATACCCTTGCTCCTATTCAAGATCACCCCCATAccccaggagagggagagaaaagagcaaCAATTACCATTCATGGTCCAGAACTCATGGATACCACAGATCTAGGTCAAGGTAACCTCTATATAGTCGATACCACTCAGAGTTTAGATCTCCTCAAGCATTTAAGGGACAGTCTCCTGTGGTAGTGGCTCCAGTAGACTCTatgagacaaagttttacagactga